A window of Saccharomyces eubayanus strain FM1318 chromosome XII, whole genome shotgun sequence contains these coding sequences:
- the ENT4 gene encoding Ent4p, producing MPLFESFKSFIQSPTESKVKQATSEDETSGATGTLMNEISILTYSPKTVREIIQIIRKRLLLGQNRRNSHRSCIQVMKTLTLVSYLMNNGSNEFIKWLKGNMILIEILEDFQVQDTRDDRNGEEIRKLSRNLHELLQDDELLERQRKDVIQFRSSISTPGRKSTDNSHLKLEEMRNELARQSLEKKAKPAPTSTSLDFQRQRTRNTHEYARFSLVPLAEEDSEDSPSAAGGTSRLSFRPKSSNNPFR from the coding sequence ATGCCGTTGTTTGAATCgttcaaaagttttatcCAGTCGCCGACGGAATCGAAGGTGAAACAGGCAACCAGCGAGGACGAGACAAGTGGTGCCACCGGGACGTTGATGAACGAGATATCGATTTTGACGTACAGTCCCAAGACGGTACGGGAGATCATCCAGATCATCCGAAAGCGGCTGTTACTTGGGCAGAACAGGAGGAACTCACACCGCAGCTGTATCCAGGTGATGAAGACACTGACGCTGGTGTCGTACTTGATGAACAACGGATCCAACGAGTTCATCAAGTGGCTTAAGGGCAATATGATACtgattgaaattttggagGACTTTCAGGTCCAGGATACCCGGGACGACCGCAATGGCGAGGAGATACGCAAGCTGAGTAGGAATCTGCACGAATTACTGCAAGACGACGAGCTGCTGGAGAGACAGCGAAAGGACGTGATCCAATTCCGGTCGAGCATATCGACGCCAGGAAGGAAGTCCACGGACAATAGCCATCTGAAGCTGGAGGAGATGAGAAATGAGCTCGCTCGACAGAgcttggaaaagaaagccaAGCCCGCTCCCACCAGCACCAGTCTGGACTTCCAGAGACAACGCACTAGGAACACACACGAATACGCTCGATTTTCATTAGTGCCTCTGGCGGAAGAGGACAGTGAAGACTCTCCTAGTGCAGCTGGCGGCACAAGCAGACTATCGTTTAGGCCCAAGTCCTCAAACAACCCATTCAGATGA
- the PRP19 gene encoding E3 ubiquitin-protein ligase PRP19 has protein sequence MFCAISGKVPRKPVLSPSSKTVFEKSLLEQYVRDTGKDPITNGPLSLEEIIEIVPSAQQASLIESTNSATLKANYSIPNLLTSLQNEWDAIMLENFKLRSTLDSLTKKLSTVTYERDAAKLVAAQVMXENDEISRGLSKSPKQPVVVTREAFLQGLLQSSREFVARGKAKAFKWPIFQNFELLPTQRYSSAIKTYPYKELDSSMNYNKWTSMCLCDANSLHFTELKDSDSITTETIPNPHTEQKQPVIVSKGSHNRLLVLYSDNHITILDLTTKTVAKEIDVNSANQIVYVYGHNEINTEYFIWADSKGTIGFQSYTDDSHYIINTGRSNVEYSNGALHKDSLLLALYSLDGIVDVYSLSSPDQASSRFPTGEDIKIKEIKFSDNGYWMVVKGSQTVACFDLRKDVGTLAYPTYTLPETEAGAVVYDVDEFGKNTIVYSNEDRSLSVYKFNKKTKGWMRDEATTLHLQSDVGDITDIEVVCGDGSVAVVLKRKDTFSIVALSS, from the coding sequence ATGTTCTGTGCCATTAGTGGGAAAGTACCTAGAAAGCCAGTGCTGTCACCCAGCTCAAAAAccgtttttgaaaaatcgcTTCTTGAACAGTATGTTAGAGATACCGGGAAGGACCCGATTACAAACGGGCCCTTAAGCCTCGAAGAGATAATAGAGATTGTGCCCAGTGCCCAGCAGGCTTCGTTAATCGAGTCTACGAACTCTGCTACCTTGAAAGCCAATTACTCGATTCCGAATCTTTTGACCAGTTTGCAAAACGAATGGGACGCTATAATGttggaaaacttcaaattaCGATCAACTTTGGACAGCCTAACCAAAAAGTTGTCTACTGTGACTTATGAAAGAGACGCAGCCAAGCTGGTTGCTGCGCAAGTAATGATRGAAAACGACGAAATTTCTCGTGGCTTATCGAAGTCTCCAAAACAACCGGTGGTTGTCACGAGGGAAGCATTTTTACAAGGATTGTTGCAATCATCTAGAGAATTTGTAGCGAGAGGTAAAGCGAAGGCATTCAAATGGCCGatcttccaaaattttgagTTATTACCTACACAACGCTATTCATCTGCGATTAAAACGTATCCATATAAAGAGCTTGATTCTTCCATGAACTATAACAAATGGACTTCCATGTGTCTCTGTGATGCAAACAGTTTACACTTCACTGAACTAAAGGACTCCGATTCAATTACCACGGAAACCATACCAAATCCTCATACGGAGCAAAAACAGCCTGTTATTGTTTCCAAGGGTTCACATAATCGGTTGTTGGTGTTATATTCCGATAATCACATAACCATATTAGACTTAACAACGAAAACAGTAGCAAAAGAAATCGATGTAAACTCAGCGAACCAGATTGTGTATGTGTACGGCCACAATGAGATCAACACGGAATATTTCATCTGGGCGGATAGCAAAGGGACAATAGGATTTCAATCTTACACGGACGACTCCCATTATATAATCAATACTGGCAGGTCGAATGTTGAGTACAGCAATGGGGCACTACACAAGGACTCGCTGTTACTAGCGCTTTACTCGCTGGATGGAATAGTGGACGTGTACAGTTTATCATCGCCTGATCAAGCAAGCTCCAGATTCCCTACGGGAGAAGACATTAAGATCAAAGAGATCAAGTTTTCAGACAATGGATACTGGATGGTGGTAAAGGGCAGTCAAACAGTGGCCTGCTTTGACCTGAGGAAAGACGTGGGAACTCTGGCGTATCCAACTTACACTCTTCCAGAGACCGAAGCAGGGGCCGTTGTGTATGACGTCGATGAGTTTGGCAAGAATACGATTGTATACTCAAACGAGGACAGGTCCTTGTCCGTATACAAATTcaacaagaagacgaaAGGTTGGATGAGAGACGAGGCCACTACGCTACATTTGCAGAGTGACGTCGGAGACATCACGGATATAGAGGTTGTGTGCGGCGACGGCAGCGTTGCGGTTGttttaaagagaaaagacaCTTTCAGTATCGTCGCATTGTCATCGTGA
- the GRC3 gene encoding polynucleotide 5'-hydroxyl-kinase, producing MVTDSKQDLPQYSKDSDSDSDSSSSSNLSAVFTSSSKSATVLLNSEEYDDDDDDDVNGLDNELADNITYVGDEDETMLVGLKERQKLHLSGAFRLQIVKGGIVYNNVHYNASREILHFWHPLSQSIPTIDFSHFAGWQDTIFLPRNNRFNIKNDELKSFPCVLRVFNSSQTGLSEAGRLYRDVNYLWKPKEPYFPLNERATYHLLHESDEVQSLSIPRYWSAPLEKLYLNHKNATYDTRIMVLGGKNSGKSTFLRLLLEKFTQDIRASTTDQDELVYLDLDPGQPEYSLPDSISLNKLIPKPITLGQHLCQGSNFQTLLQFYIGSSSPQDEPASYLNSVDKLIDYLEEQAFFGTSLLNLPGWIKGFGMQILNHIIKKYKPTHLVFLETANSKRHLDELTIPQSFSTSLRDTYLPEVVRIPAHNLNHASPARFHASQLRTFKVLALFHKLTQLDYDFAPLLKSAPLQISYGGDKRGIQGIRFPMEFQNLNPEDIRSSLEGAVVGIHTHLEGDPLVVKKLDTFPILQSSTPSRKSFVTLGLIHSIDTLQQIMNIYVPPCHKKNLDEQPEDVKWIIVRNKTETPFCDLLPSHRAITWDPSIQIPFATFERRKKLEHVWKVRKNVMRRGQFMKR from the coding sequence ATGGTAACAGATTCCAAACAAGATTTGCCTCAGTATAGCAAAGACTCAGACTCAGATTCAGACTCTAGCAGTAGCTCTAACTTAAGCGCTGTGTTCACTTCATCTTCGAAGAGCGCGACTGTACTTCTCAACAGTGAAGAAtatgacgacgatgacgatgacgatgtGAACGGATTAGATAATGAATTGGCCGACAACATAACTTATGTGGgagacgaagatgaaaccATGCTTGTAGgtttgaaagaaaggcaGAAACTGCATCTATCTGGCGCTTTTCGTTTACAAATAGTGAAAGGTGGCATCGTCTATAACAATGTACACTACAATGCCTCGAGAGAAATCTTGCACTTCTGGCACCCATTATCACAATCTATACCGACTATAGATTTTTCACATTTCGCTGGTTGGCAAGATACGATATTTTTGCCCAGAAACAATAGAtttaatatcaaaaatgatgaattgaaaTCATTCCCGTGTGTTCTTCGCGTCTTCAATTCAAGCCAGACAGGACTGTCAGAAGCTGGTCGTCTATACCGTGATGTTAATTATCTCTGGAAGCCCAAGGAACCGTATTTCCCATTAAACGAAAGGGCTACGTATCATCTATTACACGAATCAGATGAGGTTCAGTCTTTATCTATACCGAGATATTGGTCGGCCCCTTTAGAAAAGTTATATTTGAATCATAAGAATGCTACGTATGACACAAGAATCATGGTACTTGGTGGTAAAAACTCTGGGAAATCCACTTTTTTGAGGCTTTTGCTAGAAAAATTTACGCAGGATATACGGGCTTCCACGACAGATCAGGATGAATTGGTGTATCTGGACTTAGACCCTGGTCAACCTGAATATTCATTGCCTgattcaatttctttaaataaGCTGATTCCAAAGCCAATTACTCTCGGACAACATCTTTGTCAGGGTTCTAACTTCCAAACTTTATTGCAGTTTTACATTGGGTCCTCTTCTCCTCAAGACGAACCTGCATCATATTTGAACTCCGTTGATAAACTTATAGATTATTTGGAGGAACAAGCCTTTTTTGGAACATCCTTGCTTAACTTGCCTGGGTGGATTAAGGGATTTGGGATGCAGATCTTGAATCACATtataaagaaatacaaGCCGACTCATTTAGTCTTTTTGGAGACAGCAAACTCAAAAAGGCATCTGGACGAACTAACTATTCCGCAAAGTTTTTCTACATCGTTACGGGACACATACCTGCCTGAAGTTGTTCGCATACCGGCCCATAATTTAAATCACGCTTCACCTGCTAGGTTCCATGCATCACAACTACGAACTTTCAAAGTATTAGCATTATTTCATAAACTGACTCAGTTAGATTACGATTTTGCTCCGCTTTTGAAATCGGCTCCTTTACAGATTTCATACGGTGGAGATAAACGTGGTATCCAAGGCATCCGGTTTCCCATGGAATTCCAAAATTTAAATCCTGAAGATATCAGATCTTCACTGGAAGGCGCAGTAGTTGGGATACACACACATTTAGAAGGAGACCCGTTGGTtgtaaagaaattggacaCCTTCCCCATTTTACAATCCAGCACTCCTTCTCGTAAGAGCTTCGTAACCCTAGGACTGATACATTCTATTGACACATTGCAACAAATAATGAATATTTATGTGCCTCCTTgccataaaaaaaatttggatgAACAGCCTGAAGATGTCAAATGGATAATCGTAAGAAACAAGACAGAAACGCCCTTCTGTGACTTGCTTCCATCGCATCGCGCTATAACTTGGGACCCTAGTATACAAATACCGTTTGCAACATTtgaaagaaggaagaaattaGAACATGTCTGGAAGGTTCGTAAAAATGTGATGAGACGTGGGCAATTCATGAAAAGGTAG